Proteins from a single region of Strix aluco isolate bStrAlu1 chromosome 5, bStrAlu1.hap1, whole genome shotgun sequence:
- the ARL1 gene encoding ADP-ribosylation factor-like protein 1 isoform X1, with amino-acid sequence MGGFFSTIFSSLFGTREMRILILGLDGAGKTTILYRLQVGEVVTTIPTIGFNVETVTYKNLKFQVWDLGGQTSIRPYWRCYYSNTDAVIYVVDSCDRDRIGTSKSELVAMLEEEELKKAILVVFANKQDMEQAMTPTEMANALGLPALKDRKWQIFKTSATKGTGLDEAMEWLVEALKSRQ; translated from the exons ATGG GAGGCTTTTTCTCCACCATCTTTTCCAGTTTGTTTGGAACTCGAGAAATGAGGATTCTCATTCTGGGACTGGATGGAGCCGGAAAAACAACTATTCTCTACAGGTTGCAAGTTGGAGAAGTTGTTACCACCATTCCGA CCATTGGCTTCAATGTTGAGACAGTGACATACAAGAATCTGAAATTTCAAGTTTGGGACTTGGGAGGACAGACAAGCATAAG GCCATACTGGCGGTGTTACTATTCAAATACAGATGCAGTCATTTATGTAGTGGACAGCTGTGATCGAGACAGAATTGGCACTTCAAAATCAGAGCTTGTTGCTATGTTAGAG GAAGAAGAGTTGAAGAAAGCCATTTTGGTGGTGTTTGCAAATAAGCAGGACATGGAACAGGCCATGACTCCCACAGAAATGGCAAACGCACTTGGCTTACCAGCTTTGAAGGACCGAAAATGGCAGATATTCAAAACCTCTGCAACTAAAGGCACGGGGCTTGATGAAGCAATGGAATG GTTGGTGGAGGCCTTGAAGAGCAGGCAGTGA
- the ARL1 gene encoding ADP-ribosylation factor-like protein 1 isoform X2, which yields MRILILGLDGAGKTTILYRLQVGEVVTTIPTIGFNVETVTYKNLKFQVWDLGGQTSIRPYWRCYYSNTDAVIYVVDSCDRDRIGTSKSELVAMLEEEELKKAILVVFANKQDMEQAMTPTEMANALGLPALKDRKWQIFKTSATKGTGLDEAMEWLVEALKSRQ from the exons ATGAGGATTCTCATTCTGGGACTGGATGGAGCCGGAAAAACAACTATTCTCTACAGGTTGCAAGTTGGAGAAGTTGTTACCACCATTCCGA CCATTGGCTTCAATGTTGAGACAGTGACATACAAGAATCTGAAATTTCAAGTTTGGGACTTGGGAGGACAGACAAGCATAAG GCCATACTGGCGGTGTTACTATTCAAATACAGATGCAGTCATTTATGTAGTGGACAGCTGTGATCGAGACAGAATTGGCACTTCAAAATCAGAGCTTGTTGCTATGTTAGAG GAAGAAGAGTTGAAGAAAGCCATTTTGGTGGTGTTTGCAAATAAGCAGGACATGGAACAGGCCATGACTCCCACAGAAATGGCAAACGCACTTGGCTTACCAGCTTTGAAGGACCGAAAATGGCAGATATTCAAAACCTCTGCAACTAAAGGCACGGGGCTTGATGAAGCAATGGAATG GTTGGTGGAGGCCTTGAAGAGCAGGCAGTGA